Proteins encoded by one window of Cylindrospermum stagnale PCC 7417:
- a CDS encoding glycosyltransferase family 4 protein: protein MIKVLHIIDFLCLGGAARSMIAISKYSSRLDEHFKHQVISLKEADPIAVELAELGEMEFLDPVDEIARNQLIAEADLVHIHYWNNPQTFSFLHSELPPARLIIWFHVSGDSAPQVITRDLINYADFAIPCNPHSYDLPVVRQLAPEIRQKKVGMVYDAADFERVKNVQPKPHDTFNVGYMGALAFSKMHPEYISMSAKANIPNVNFILCGGGDIDLLQQQASDLGALSKFDFRGFVEDISSVIAEFDVYGYPLCEDTYAAAELNLQEVMYAGIPPIVFPYGGIRKLVIDNYTGLMVDSELEYSQALEYLYHNPQERLRLGKNAKQYAEQIFGAENAAKQLNPIYHRLMETPKRTRKWSIPVDGSLLDEPVSLLDIVDIPAQFEGAKIFIESIGDTASQFITSLTSEDINQLFTADEKIANSSTLLGLGEGGVLQYLHHYPKDGYLMLWVGLICESLGKTSDAMKLFIDAINFGCNHWRGFWYLAQAAEHLQETSVMQEALDKLSNIVPDFAPAQEMRVRLQTLLDSDFDLSSFTLREINLIIFPDWSQPEDELGLELTEIIKALASYPQSSNTTLLISISSIDAEEAAMFLSSVSMNLLMEEDLDISEDLEIVPVGNLAATQWESLLPRIHGRIILPNEDQQALEKVPVGNLKSYELDSWMNQTSTSS from the coding sequence ATGATTAAAGTTCTTCACATTATTGATTTCTTGTGTCTTGGTGGTGCTGCTCGCTCCATGATTGCCATTTCTAAATATTCTTCCCGTTTAGATGAGCATTTTAAACATCAAGTTATCTCCCTAAAGGAAGCTGATCCTATAGCAGTAGAATTAGCTGAATTAGGAGAGATGGAATTTCTTGATCCAGTTGACGAAATTGCTCGTAATCAACTAATTGCTGAAGCAGATTTAGTGCATATTCACTACTGGAATAATCCCCAGACGTTCTCATTTCTGCATTCAGAACTACCTCCTGCAAGGTTAATTATCTGGTTTCATGTGTCGGGAGATAGCGCCCCACAGGTGATTACTCGTGATTTAATCAATTATGCTGATTTTGCTATTCCTTGTAATCCCCATTCTTATGACTTACCTGTAGTGCGACAATTAGCACCAGAAATAAGACAAAAAAAAGTTGGGATGGTCTACGACGCGGCAGATTTTGAACGAGTTAAAAATGTTCAACCCAAACCACATGATACTTTTAATGTTGGCTATATGGGAGCTTTAGCGTTTAGTAAAATGCACCCTGAGTATATCTCCATGAGTGCTAAAGCTAATATTCCTAATGTTAATTTTATTCTCTGTGGTGGTGGAGATATTGATTTATTACAACAACAAGCCTCTGATTTAGGAGCATTATCTAAATTTGATTTTCGTGGTTTTGTGGAAGACATTAGCTCAGTAATTGCTGAATTTGATGTCTATGGTTATCCATTGTGTGAAGATACCTATGCTGCCGCAGAATTAAATTTACAAGAAGTCATGTATGCCGGAATTCCTCCAATTGTATTTCCTTATGGTGGCATTAGAAAATTAGTCATAGATAACTACACAGGTTTGATGGTTGATAGTGAATTAGAATATAGCCAAGCCTTAGAATATCTTTATCACAATCCCCAAGAAAGGTTAAGACTAGGCAAAAATGCCAAGCAATACGCCGAGCAAATATTTGGCGCAGAAAACGCAGCTAAACAGCTAAATCCCATCTATCACCGATTGATGGAAACACCCAAGAGAACGAGAAAATGGAGTATTCCTGTTGATGGTAGTTTGTTAGATGAACCTGTATCTCTCCTTGATATAGTCGACATTCCTGCACAGTTTGAAGGTGCAAAAATATTCATTGAGTCTATAGGAGATACCGCATCCCAATTTATTACAAGTTTAACTTCTGAAGATATTAATCAATTATTTACTGCTGACGAAAAAATAGCTAATTCTTCTACTCTTTTAGGATTAGGAGAGGGTGGAGTGCTTCAATATCTCCATCACTATCCCAAAGATGGTTATTTAATGTTATGGGTAGGGTTAATCTGTGAAAGTCTAGGAAAAACCTCAGACGCAATGAAACTATTCATAGATGCGATTAACTTTGGTTGTAATCATTGGCGTGGATTTTGGTATTTAGCCCAAGCAGCAGAGCATCTTCAGGAAACCTCTGTAATGCAAGAAGCCTTAGATAAGCTAAGTAATATTGTGCCTGACTTTGCCCCTGCTCAAGAGATGAGAGTAAGATTACAAACACTATTAGATTCGGACTTTGATTTATCTAGTTTCACTCTTAGAGAAATTAACTTAATTATCTTCCCTGATTGGTCACAACCAGAAGATGAACTAGGGTTAGAGTTAACAGAAATTATCAAAGCATTAGCTAGTTATCCTCAGAGTTCCAATACTACCCTACTAATTAGCATAAGTAGCATTGATGCTGAAGAAGCAGCAATGTTTTTATCTAGTGTTAGTATGAACTTACTCATGGAAGAAGATTTAGATATCAGTGAAGACTTAGAAATTGTTCCAGTAGGAAATTTAGCTGCTACTCAATGGGAAAGTTTGTTACCTCGTATTCATGGCAGAATTATCTTACCTAATGAAGATCAACAAGCTTTAGAAAAAGTACCAGTTGGAAATCTAAAATCCTATGAATTAGATAGCTGGATGAATCAAACCTCTACTTCGAGTTGA
- a CDS encoding CmcI family methyltransferase yields the protein MKFTLKDSPMINRNVQADDLTEETIFSGGKTKSVVIETPHISKEKLIEYINSNKNTEVLNLISSTKQPSSSYYYLKALAEIRLDYISEAKNSLRSLLAKVPNHIKGKQLLQEITQDSQKEVEAIIHQALESFNQGDKIKALRLSEQAATLGIFVPGLHYLRAIFNGAVARYEEALEAAKQELEYNPENIQAQQQVASLTEALIKPKKVKIPNEQRTWNTALPYDLMMSIQNSLHNYSYRGVPTQKNPFDYAIYPVLIWNLKPRTIIEIGSKSGGSALWFGDLLNNFGIEGHVYSVDIVKVTKYSHSNVTFMEGDGQNLQEIFSPDFLKQLPRPLLVIEDADHSYQTSKAVLGFFHPYLDQEEYIVVEDGIISDIVQDKSYNSGPHQALKAFLAEYNNEYEIDGEYCDFFAHNLTWATNGYLKKLTPANVKSLNLSSSKELAQNNDFITKANHALNNNQLQEAFKILNDAKALKQPIMGLDYLRAKCFLQIQQPGDSIQALYEELRYFPENKQADNLLKQLLNQYPQFVSSHIQDSEFQNLYGLVQPYTMLSEARLYSLFTLIKRICVENIPGNFVECGVAAGGSTALVAAVIKRHTRQPRWVYAFDSFEGLPAPTEKDKSNGILAEVTGWGTGTCAAPEASVKEICNKLGVGDIVQVVKGYFADTLPKMRDQVGMIALLHMDGDWYESTKTIINNFYDRISNDGFVQVDDYGCWEGCRQALHEFEAERQLEFELHQIDSTGVWFNCPHKFAINPVFGTSLIEEFDQDDPVKYGIQSQMSKNERFQLYYAIRNLLPTNSSPLRFVEIGSFAGSSLFLNQKALVREHNNVEGWAIDPGLHPQLKLVLDNLPSEITHLRMFSHDALAQLQQIFERDGNYPPYIFVDGDHSYEGVKKDIINYYPLLAPGGLMIFHDYLPPLDEQNSQSILFHHGGNEPGIRQACQELIENTYHCEIIEVPLLYPDDPTQTQAYLPIIPGVFSSLKIYRKPSN from the coding sequence ATGAAATTTACTCTTAAAGATTCTCCTATGATTAATCGAAATGTTCAGGCAGATGATTTGACTGAAGAAACAATCTTTAGTGGTGGAAAAACGAAATCGGTTGTTATTGAAACTCCTCATATATCTAAGGAAAAATTAATAGAATATATCAACAGTAACAAAAATACTGAAGTCCTTAATCTTATTAGTTCTACAAAACAGCCAAGTTCAAGCTATTACTATCTCAAAGCATTAGCTGAGATCAGATTAGATTATATTTCTGAAGCCAAAAATTCTCTTCGCTCTCTTTTAGCAAAAGTACCCAATCATATTAAGGGGAAACAGCTTTTACAAGAAATTACTCAAGATTCACAAAAAGAAGTTGAAGCAATAATTCACCAAGCTTTAGAAAGTTTTAATCAAGGGGATAAAATCAAAGCTCTCCGTTTAAGTGAACAAGCTGCTACTTTGGGTATTTTTGTACCTGGATTACATTATTTAAGAGCAATTTTTAATGGCGCTGTTGCCAGATATGAAGAAGCTCTGGAAGCAGCTAAACAAGAATTAGAATATAATCCTGAGAATATTCAAGCACAACAACAGGTTGCATCACTAACCGAAGCATTAATTAAACCGAAAAAGGTCAAGATTCCCAATGAGCAAAGGACATGGAATACAGCCTTACCCTATGATTTAATGATGTCAATTCAAAATAGCCTTCATAATTATTCTTATCGTGGTGTACCAACACAAAAAAATCCCTTTGATTATGCTATCTATCCTGTCTTGATTTGGAATCTAAAGCCTCGCACTATTATTGAAATTGGCTCAAAAAGTGGTGGTAGTGCCTTATGGTTTGGAGATTTATTGAACAATTTTGGGATTGAAGGTCACGTTTACTCTGTGGATATTGTAAAAGTGACAAAATATTCTCATTCTAATGTTACATTTATGGAAGGAGATGGTCAAAATTTACAAGAAATTTTTTCTCCAGATTTCTTAAAGCAATTACCTCGTCCTTTATTAGTAATAGAAGATGCGGATCATTCCTATCAAACAAGCAAGGCAGTTCTAGGTTTTTTCCATCCATATCTTGATCAAGAAGAATATATCGTAGTTGAAGATGGTATTATTTCCGATATTGTTCAAGATAAATCTTATAACAGTGGACCCCATCAAGCATTAAAAGCTTTTCTGGCTGAATATAACAACGAGTATGAGATTGATGGTGAATATTGTGACTTTTTTGCTCATAACTTGACTTGGGCTACTAATGGTTATCTGAAAAAGCTTACACCAGCAAATGTTAAATCTTTAAATTTATCTAGTTCAAAAGAATTGGCTCAGAATAATGATTTTATTACAAAAGCAAATCACGCTTTAAATAATAATCAACTTCAAGAAGCCTTTAAAATCCTAAATGATGCCAAAGCTTTAAAACAGCCAATTATGGGGCTAGATTACTTAAGGGCAAAATGTTTTTTGCAAATCCAACAACCTGGCGATTCTATTCAAGCCTTGTATGAAGAGTTGCGATATTTTCCCGAAAACAAGCAAGCTGATAATTTACTCAAGCAATTATTAAATCAATATCCTCAATTTGTATCTAGTCATATTCAAGACTCTGAGTTTCAAAATTTATATGGGTTAGTTCAACCTTATACAATGCTCAGTGAGGCGAGACTATATTCACTATTTACGCTAATCAAAAGAATTTGTGTGGAAAATATCCCCGGTAACTTTGTTGAGTGTGGAGTTGCAGCCGGAGGTTCAACAGCCCTTGTAGCCGCAGTGATTAAACGCCATACCAGACAACCTCGTTGGGTTTATGCCTTTGACTCTTTTGAGGGATTGCCAGCACCGACAGAAAAAGATAAATCTAATGGTATTCTGGCTGAGGTAACGGGATGGGGTACAGGTACTTGTGCTGCACCAGAAGCTAGTGTGAAGGAAATCTGCAATAAACTGGGTGTTGGTGATATTGTCCAGGTAGTTAAAGGTTATTTTGCAGATACCTTACCGAAAATGAGAGATCAAGTAGGGATGATTGCTCTTTTACATATGGATGGTGATTGGTACGAATCAACTAAAACCATTATTAATAATTTCTATGATCGCATTTCTAATGATGGATTTGTGCAAGTAGATGATTATGGTTGTTGGGAAGGATGTCGTCAAGCCTTACATGAATTTGAAGCCGAGCGTCAACTTGAATTTGAGCTTCACCAAATAGATAGTACAGGAGTTTGGTTTAATTGCCCTCACAAATTTGCCATTAATCCAGTGTTTGGAACCTCATTAATCGAAGAATTTGACCAAGATGATCCTGTGAAGTACGGTATTCAAAGCCAGATGTCGAAAAATGAGCGGTTTCAACTTTATTACGCAATCCGTAACCTTTTACCAACTAATTCCTCTCCTTTGAGGTTTGTGGAAATAGGCTCTTTTGCTGGAAGTTCCTTATTTTTGAATCAAAAGGCCCTAGTCAGAGAGCATAATAATGTAGAAGGATGGGCGATTGATCCAGGATTACACCCCCAATTAAAATTAGTATTGGATAACTTACCCTCAGAGATTACTCATTTGAGAATGTTTTCCCATGATGCTTTAGCTCAATTACAACAAATTTTTGAGCGAGATGGCAATTATCCACCTTATATCTTTGTCGATGGCGATCATTCTTATGAAGGTGTGAAAAAAGATATTATTAACTATTATCCCTTACTTGCTCCTGGTGGCTTAATGATTTTCCATGATTATTTACCTCCCCTGGATGAGCAAAATAGCCAATCAATCCTTTTTCATCATGGAGGAAATGAACCCGGTATCAGGCAGGCTTGCCAAGAATTAATAGAAAATACTTATCATTGCGAAATTATCGAAGTACCTTTGTTGTATCCTGATGATCCAACTCAAACTCAAGCCTATTTACCGATTATTCCGGGAGTATTCTCTTCTCTAAAAATCTATCGTAAACCTAGTAATTAA
- a CDS encoding tetratricopeptide repeat protein, producing the protein MAISGDNYLVKRGKQIDQKKRIVTYISIVSFGGSMLFGGFYTIKQSWEQPRPPQQAAIQSVETELQKQVEGYELVLQREPNNQLALEKLSILRVQMKDNKGAIALMEKLVKQHPDRQDYQTILEHVRKKTREEAK; encoded by the coding sequence ATGGCAATTTCAGGTGATAATTACTTAGTTAAGCGCGGTAAGCAGATTGATCAGAAGAAAAGAATCGTAACATATATTTCCATCGTGTCTTTTGGTGGTTCAATGTTGTTTGGAGGGTTTTATACCATAAAACAATCTTGGGAGCAGCCTCGTCCGCCTCAGCAAGCAGCTATTCAGTCTGTTGAAACTGAATTACAGAAACAGGTAGAAGGTTATGAGTTGGTTTTGCAACGAGAACCAAATAACCAATTGGCGCTGGAGAAACTGTCTATCCTCCGGGTACAGATGAAAGACAACAAGGGTGCGATCGCGCTAATGGAGAAGTTGGTTAAGCAACATCCTGATAGGCAGGATTATCAGACTATTTTGGAGCATGTGAGGAAGAAAACGAGAGAAGAAGCAAAGTAA
- a CDS encoding DUF4327 family protein, translating to MTQQVIHPMVKLQRNVQSLVESNIIKPTDSIWKIALLYGNEWQHWKQELLDFGFSTQDPISELLAVETWDEEG from the coding sequence ATGACTCAGCAAGTGATTCACCCTATGGTGAAATTGCAGCGTAATGTGCAATCACTCGTAGAATCGAATATTATCAAGCCAACCGACAGCATTTGGAAAATTGCTTTGCTCTACGGTAATGAATGGCAGCACTGGAAACAGGAACTGTTAGATTTTGGGTTTAGTACGCAAGACCCAATTAGTGAATTACTCGCAGTAGAAACTTGGGATGAAGAGGGATAA
- a CDS encoding FHA domain-containing serine/threonine-protein kinase, whose protein sequence is MVTLTLLEAQQKTPLKQWCFENSAVIRIGRAADNHVVLTDSLVSRYHLELRQVATVNKGDSWQVISQGTNGTFLNGILVIQCPLPDNSLLQLAQGGPILQFQIQEVTAPSKLPWQQLHGEATSANTPIFSAQSYATSANFCTHEGNSPGNLFCIHCGQPLSVQKTIRHYQVLQTLGQGGMGTTYLAWDAVGLIAGQPQLLVLKQMNADMAKIAKAQELFEREAYTLKGLNYPGIPKYYDFFVEGGKKYLAMELIHGLDLEKRIYSTGPVTPSQAITWMMQTCDILGYLHSQDPPLIHRDIKPANLMVRISNNQIVVLDFGAVKETGTAPGTRIGAEGYCAPEQERGQPLTQSDLYAIGPTLIFLLTGENPFKFYRQRGKNFRFDVAKIPTITPQLRDVIDRVTEPLPRDRYQSANELAMALAACQ, encoded by the coding sequence GTGGTTACTCTGACCCTGTTAGAAGCGCAACAAAAAACGCCGCTCAAGCAGTGGTGCTTTGAGAATTCCGCTGTGATTCGCATTGGTCGAGCAGCGGATAATCACGTAGTTTTAACTGATAGTTTGGTTTCTCGATATCATCTAGAACTTAGGCAAGTCGCTACTGTTAACAAGGGCGATTCTTGGCAGGTGATTAGTCAAGGCACAAACGGCACCTTCCTCAATGGCATCCTTGTGATCCAATGTCCTCTGCCAGATAATTCATTGCTGCAACTGGCACAGGGAGGGCCGATACTGCAATTCCAAATTCAAGAGGTAACAGCACCAAGCAAATTACCGTGGCAACAACTCCACGGGGAAGCGACATCCGCTAATACACCAATATTCTCAGCGCAGAGCTATGCAACTTCTGCCAACTTTTGTACCCACGAAGGGAACTCCCCAGGGAATCTATTTTGTATCCACTGCGGTCAACCCCTGTCGGTGCAAAAGACGATTCGCCACTATCAGGTGTTGCAAACCTTAGGACAGGGAGGTATGGGTACTACCTATTTAGCCTGGGATGCAGTAGGTTTAATTGCGGGACAGCCGCAACTCCTAGTGCTGAAGCAGATGAATGCTGATATGGCTAAAATTGCCAAGGCCCAAGAATTATTTGAACGGGAGGCATATACCCTCAAAGGACTTAACTATCCAGGAATTCCCAAGTATTACGACTTCTTTGTCGAAGGGGGCAAAAAATACTTGGCAATGGAATTAATTCACGGTCTAGATTTAGAAAAACGTATTTACAGCACTGGGCCGGTAACGCCAAGCCAAGCGATCACTTGGATGATGCAAACCTGCGATATCTTAGGCTATCTCCATAGCCAAGATCCACCACTAATTCACCGCGATATTAAACCCGCTAACCTGATGGTGCGAATTTCTAATAATCAGATAGTGGTGTTGGATTTTGGCGCTGTCAAAGAAACTGGCACCGCACCTGGCACCCGGATTGGTGCAGAAGGTTACTGTGCTCCTGAACAAGAACGGGGACAACCTCTGACACAATCAGATTTGTATGCCATTGGCCCAACATTAATTTTTTTGCTTACGGGCGAAAATCCTTTCAAGTTTTACCGCCAACGGGGGAAAAACTTTAGGTTTGATGTGGCAAAAATTCCCACCATTACGCCTCAGTTGAGAGATGTTATTGACCGCGTCACAGAACCTTTGCCACGCGATCGCTACCAAAGCGCTAACGAATTGGCTATGGCCTTAGCTGCTTGCCAATAG
- a CDS encoding serine/threonine phosphatase, with translation MLICPDCKFENPDSNKFCQNCGTSLTHKVCPECSTDVALNAQHCHNCGAECGTVWWAMIAQKATCAVSEPGKVTVTVGGGNEEVFTRSQFSVGSYLDQEQRYQLLEPLPTPADIATNTEVGVRVLDCQPYQVSPIEAMLENEPKGLITPSVGANGIPSLAKAYIGLQSEIQPGIPLIHDAWQQGGMQVVLIEDRSYWQPLLDLWQNETTSSLQILHWCYQMTQLWAVLEPVNCRQSLLELSNLRLDEDQTLALQRLYVDSLNSQPNSELATSATDKIAAVVEQPLTIKALGQVWQTLFRHSQRTQFGSVVQMLEDLELGEIETLAQLRSRLEEIATELEVPSIPTTYPTEERQTAVPTILQLDDQPDDTSGKSDDLPTIVLSMQLSSLEDAGRTDVGRQRRHNEDYFGIETKINKLELPKSRVLQAHGLYILCDGMGGHAGGEVASQLAVTTLQQYFQEHWTSQQLPTEDCIREAVYLANQTIYNLNQKDARSGVGRMGTTLVLLLLQDTQVAVAHVGDSRLYRLTRKRGLEQVTVDHEVGQREIARGVETSIAYARPDAYQLTQALGPRDEHSINPDVAFFDINEDTLMLLASDGLSDNDLLEINWQTHLEPLLSSGANLELGVTNLIDLANQHNGHDNITAVVIRAKVRPNQESLK, from the coding sequence ATGCTAATTTGCCCTGATTGTAAATTTGAAAACCCCGATAGTAATAAATTCTGTCAAAACTGTGGCACCTCCCTAACTCACAAAGTTTGTCCTGAATGCAGTACAGATGTAGCTTTGAACGCACAACATTGTCATAACTGCGGCGCGGAATGTGGCACAGTTTGGTGGGCGATGATTGCTCAAAAAGCAACTTGTGCAGTTTCCGAACCAGGGAAGGTGACGGTAACTGTAGGCGGAGGAAATGAGGAAGTTTTCACCCGATCACAATTCTCAGTAGGTTCCTATTTAGACCAAGAGCAGCGTTATCAATTATTAGAACCGCTACCTACTCCAGCGGATATTGCCACCAATACGGAGGTAGGGGTGAGAGTCTTAGACTGCCAACCGTATCAAGTATCACCTATTGAGGCAATGCTAGAAAATGAACCCAAGGGGCTGATCACCCCATCAGTGGGTGCAAATGGAATTCCTAGTTTGGCTAAAGCTTATATTGGCTTACAATCAGAAATTCAACCAGGTATACCGCTGATTCATGATGCATGGCAGCAAGGTGGTATGCAGGTGGTACTGATCGAAGACCGCTCCTATTGGCAGCCTTTACTCGATCTGTGGCAAAATGAGACAACGAGTTCGTTACAAATTTTACACTGGTGTTATCAGATGACCCAACTCTGGGCGGTACTGGAACCAGTGAATTGTCGTCAAAGTCTGTTGGAATTGTCGAATCTGCGATTAGATGAAGACCAAACGCTGGCATTACAAAGATTGTATGTAGATTCATTGAATAGTCAGCCGAATAGTGAGTTAGCAACTTCTGCTACAGACAAAATAGCTGCTGTGGTAGAACAACCTTTAACTATCAAGGCTTTGGGGCAGGTTTGGCAGACACTATTTAGACATTCCCAACGCACTCAATTTGGTTCTGTTGTGCAGATGTTGGAGGATTTGGAACTTGGTGAGATTGAGACGCTGGCGCAGTTGCGATCGCGTTTGGAAGAAATAGCTACAGAACTAGAAGTACCCTCGATCCCAACTACTTATCCCACAGAGGAGAGACAGACTGCTGTGCCGACAATTCTGCAATTAGATGATCAGCCAGACGATACCAGTGGCAAAAGCGATGATCTGCCAACCATTGTGCTGTCAATGCAGTTGAGCAGCTTGGAAGATGCTGGACGCACTGATGTAGGGCGTCAACGTCGTCACAACGAAGACTACTTTGGCATTGAAACCAAAATTAACAAGCTGGAATTGCCCAAAAGTCGAGTCTTGCAAGCCCATGGTTTATATATTCTCTGCGATGGGATGGGGGGACACGCTGGCGGCGAAGTTGCCAGTCAGTTGGCAGTCACTACACTACAACAATACTTTCAAGAACACTGGACTTCCCAGCAATTGCCAACGGAAGACTGCATCCGGGAAGCGGTATATTTAGCTAATCAAACGATTTACAATCTCAATCAAAAAGACGCCCGTTCTGGAGTTGGGCGCATGGGTACTACCCTGGTATTATTATTACTACAAGACACTCAGGTAGCAGTCGCTCATGTGGGAGATAGCCGTCTCTATCGTCTGACTCGCAAGCGGGGACTGGAACAAGTCACAGTAGATCACGAAGTCGGTCAACGGGAAATTGCCAGGGGAGTAGAAACGAGCATAGCTTACGCCCGCCCAGATGCTTACCAACTCACCCAAGCCTTGGGCCCCCGCGACGAACATTCGATCAATCCCGATGTGGCGTTTTTCGATATCAACGAAGATACGCTCATGCTGTTGGCATCAGATGGTCTATCAGATAATGATTTACTAGAAATCAACTGGCAGACTCACTTAGAACCTCTGCTAAGTTCTGGCGCTAACTTAGAACTGGGCGTCACAAACTTAATTGATTTGGCGAACCAACATAACGGTCATGACAACATTACAGCTGTAGTTATTCGGGCAAAAGTCCGCCCAAATCAGGAAAGCTTGAAATGA
- a CDS encoding rRNA large subunit pseudouridine synthase E produces MTNRYIIFHKPYGVLSQFTQETPKHSTLKDYIQIPDIYPVGRLDWDSEGLLLLTNDGQLQHRLSNPRFGHKRTYWVQVERIPDQDAIYKLQTGVEIQDYRTRPAQVRLLSEEPVVGERTPPIRFRKNIPTAWLEMTLTEGKNRQVRRMTAAVGFPTLRLLRVTIAHLQLDSLQPGEWRDLTPSEIKLLHISTQSTPIGGRSS; encoded by the coding sequence ATGACTAATCGATATATTATTTTTCATAAACCCTACGGCGTTCTCAGCCAGTTTACCCAGGAAACTCCTAAACATAGCACCCTCAAAGACTATATCCAGATTCCCGATATCTATCCTGTGGGGCGTTTGGACTGGGACAGCGAAGGGTTACTATTGTTGACTAATGATGGTCAATTACAGCATCGTCTTTCTAATCCACGCTTTGGCCACAAACGTACTTACTGGGTACAGGTGGAGCGTATTCCCGATCAAGATGCGATCTACAAGTTACAAACAGGTGTAGAAATTCAAGATTACCGCACTCGACCAGCCCAAGTTAGACTGTTGTCAGAGGAACCGGTCGTAGGTGAGCGTACCCCGCCGATTAGATTTCGCAAAAATATTCCCACAGCTTGGCTGGAAATGACTTTGACAGAGGGGAAAAATCGCCAAGTGCGGCGAATGACTGCGGCTGTAGGTTTTCCAACTTTACGATTGCTCAGAGTGACCATAGCCCACCTGCAATTAGATAGCCTACAACCTGGTGAGTGGCGCGACCTCACCCCCTCGGAAATAAAATTGTTGCATATTAGCACCCAATCAACCCCCATTGGTGGGCGTTCTAGTTAG
- a CDS encoding Uma2 family endonuclease: MTLAKPSKLDITHLPDHTELPESDGSFVKNFQEHPQSILLTDSINSVLQQLHPDGQYAIGQDCGIYWRLTDPPERGAQAPDWFYVPNVPPMLNGKFRRSYVLWQEYIAPLIVLEFVSGDGSEERDNTPLNGKFWVYEQAIRVPFYGIYEVNKAKVEVYHLVDGHYQPVPANERGNYPIAPLGVELGIWQGQYNNMEAPWLRWWDAQDNLLLHSGEKTQQLTSQLEQQQQKAARLAERLRELGVNPDEV, from the coding sequence ATGACTCTTGCTAAACCTTCTAAACTAGATATTACTCATCTTCCCGACCACACAGAGTTACCAGAGTCAGACGGTAGTTTCGTGAAAAATTTTCAAGAACACCCCCAAAGTATTCTGCTGACTGACTCTATTAACAGCGTCTTGCAACAACTACATCCAGATGGACAGTACGCTATTGGTCAAGATTGCGGTATTTATTGGCGTTTAACTGACCCCCCAGAAAGAGGTGCCCAAGCACCAGATTGGTTTTATGTGCCAAATGTGCCACCAATGTTAAATGGTAAATTTCGGCGTTCTTATGTATTGTGGCAAGAATATATCGCCCCGTTAATTGTCTTAGAATTTGTTTCTGGCGATGGTTCAGAAGAGCGAGATAATACACCGCTTAACGGTAAATTTTGGGTGTATGAGCAAGCTATCAGAGTACCGTTTTATGGGATTTATGAAGTAAATAAAGCCAAAGTAGAAGTTTATCACTTAGTAGATGGTCATTATCAACCAGTACCAGCCAACGAAAGAGGTAACTATCCAATTGCGCCTTTAGGTGTTGAATTAGGAATTTGGCAAGGGCAATATAACAACATGGAAGCGCCTTGGTTACGTTGGTGGGATGCACAGGATAATTTGTTGTTACATAGTGGTGAGAAAACGCAGCAATTAACATCTCAGTTAGAACAGCAACAGCAAAAAGCTGCACGTTTGGCGGAAAGGTTGCGGGAGTTGGGGGTTAACCCGGATGAGGTTTGA